A stretch of the Bordetella genomosp. 8 genome encodes the following:
- the icmH gene encoding type IVB secretion system protein IcmH/DotU, whose product MVDYPAPLAVSTDNAAILDAAVAARPLFLPRHALNPLVEAAHPLLELGTLLRHGRQPPPLPLEELRRRLAMMVRNFVDACAHVPTDIVAAARYCLCTFLDEAIAATPWGGEAWSARSLLVIFHGESSGGERFFTILHELSRDPSANIDALELLSVILALGMQGRYRLSPQGVAALGQVRQKLRGLIRNVRGAPDAALSPHWRGDKAGNRRVGLLRPLWWVMAGLFFALVSFYGWLELHLRQRTETVALAREAVRVKVHILVPPERDAAAPAPAPAPTRAPSQASFAPDLDRILAADIDARRLRIDHQTDRVVLTLGSDALFASGSARVPAADLPLIRRIGDALRTVPGQVVVVGHTDDQRPAPGAPSNWALSLARATQVVELLRQETDQPQRFLAQGKGSSEPVASNDTPAGQARNRRVVITLLAPGATP is encoded by the coding sequence ATGGTGGATTATCCGGCACCGCTGGCGGTATCGACGGACAACGCCGCCATTCTCGACGCCGCCGTCGCCGCCAGGCCGCTGTTCCTGCCGCGCCACGCGCTGAATCCCCTGGTCGAGGCCGCGCATCCCCTGCTCGAACTCGGCACACTGTTGCGTCACGGCCGTCAGCCGCCGCCGCTGCCGCTGGAAGAGCTGCGCCGCCGGCTGGCGATGATGGTGCGCAATTTCGTCGATGCCTGCGCCCATGTGCCGACGGATATCGTGGCGGCCGCCCGCTATTGCCTCTGCACCTTTCTGGACGAAGCCATCGCCGCCACGCCCTGGGGCGGCGAGGCCTGGTCCGCGCGCAGCCTGCTGGTCATCTTCCACGGCGAATCCTCGGGCGGCGAGCGCTTCTTCACCATCCTGCATGAACTGTCGCGCGACCCTTCGGCCAACATCGATGCGCTGGAACTCCTGTCCGTGATACTGGCGCTGGGCATGCAGGGCCGGTATCGCCTGTCGCCGCAGGGCGTGGCCGCGCTGGGGCAGGTCCGCCAGAAACTGCGCGGCCTGATCCGCAATGTGCGGGGCGCGCCGGATGCCGCCTTGTCGCCACACTGGCGCGGCGACAAGGCGGGCAACCGTCGCGTCGGCCTGTTGCGGCCGCTGTGGTGGGTCATGGCGGGCCTGTTCTTCGCCCTGGTGTCTTTCTATGGCTGGCTGGAGCTGCACTTGCGCCAGCGGACCGAAACCGTCGCGTTGGCGCGCGAGGCCGTGCGGGTGAAGGTGCACATCCTCGTGCCGCCGGAACGCGACGCCGCTGCGCCCGCACCGGCACCCGCACCGACTCGAGCGCCGTCGCAGGCATCGTTCGCGCCCGATCTCGACCGTATCCTCGCCGCCGACATCGATGCGCGGCGCCTGCGCATCGACCACCAGACGGATCGTGTCGTCCTGACGCTGGGCAGCGATGCCTTGTTCGCCTCCGGCAGCGCGCGCGTTCCCGCCGCCGATCTGCCCTTGATCCGCCGCATCGGCGATGCCCTGCGCACCGTACCGGGACAGGTCGTGGTCGTCGGGCACACCGACGACCAGCGGCCGGCGCCCGGCGCGCCGTCGAACTGGGCGCTTTCGCTGGCCCGCGCCACGCAGGTGGTCGAGCTGCTGCGCCAGGAAACCGACCAGCCGCAACGCTTCCTGGCGCAAGGGAAGGGCAGTAGCGAACCCGTGGCGTCCAACGACACGCCCGCGGGTCAGGCTCGCAACCGGCGCGTCGTCATCACCCTGCTGGCGCCGGGCGCTACGCCATAG
- the tssK gene encoding type VI secretion system baseplate subunit TssK — MYWNNKIVWSEGMLLQQQHLQQHDRYWRNYIDGRLGRGPRRWGYSRLELDEHQLALGKLALLACEGIMPDGTPFSLPLDDDLPGARDVPDGARDVLAVLALPLSRPGAPEAAADDVADHVVDHMVGGVADGVAGNPGAAPARYRIAECTVHDSNADADQDAVLQVGRLRLRLAFHHEVAEGHAVLGVVRILERRSDGTVILDRAYCPPVIDCRAAPRLVRIMDELVGLLGQRGAALADRLVRPTAHGTAEIAEFLLLQLVNRAEPFFAHLAAAGGLHPEHLYREMLRLAGELACFSQGDRRPPKLPPYRHDGLDSCFQPLMEYLRRALSAVIEPQAIPIPLEEGQFGMRVGRIPDVGLLRTASFVLAAGADLPADALWASLPAKLKVGPVEKIHDLVTLQLPGIALRTLPVAPRQLPFHANRCYFALDASDELWADLPLSAGVALHVAGDFPGLRLELWAIRQ; from the coding sequence ATGTACTGGAACAATAAGATCGTCTGGTCGGAAGGCATGTTGCTGCAGCAGCAGCATCTGCAGCAGCACGATCGCTACTGGCGCAATTACATCGACGGGCGGCTGGGCCGCGGTCCGCGGCGCTGGGGATATTCCAGGCTGGAGCTGGACGAACACCAACTGGCCCTGGGCAAGCTGGCGTTGCTGGCCTGCGAAGGCATCATGCCGGACGGCACGCCGTTCAGCCTGCCGCTGGACGACGATCTGCCGGGGGCGCGCGACGTGCCCGATGGCGCGCGCGACGTGCTGGCGGTGCTCGCGTTGCCGCTTTCCCGGCCCGGCGCGCCCGAGGCCGCGGCCGACGATGTGGCCGATCATGTGGTCGATCATATGGTCGGTGGTGTGGCCGACGGTGTGGCTGGCAACCCGGGGGCGGCCCCGGCGCGCTACCGCATCGCCGAATGCACGGTCCACGACAGCAATGCCGACGCGGACCAGGATGCCGTGCTGCAGGTCGGACGGTTGCGCCTGCGGCTGGCGTTCCACCATGAAGTCGCGGAAGGCCATGCGGTGCTGGGCGTGGTTCGCATACTCGAACGCCGTTCCGACGGCACGGTCATACTGGATCGCGCCTACTGCCCGCCGGTGATCGACTGCCGCGCCGCGCCGCGCCTGGTCCGGATCATGGACGAACTCGTCGGCCTGCTGGGCCAGCGCGGCGCGGCGCTGGCTGATCGCCTGGTGCGGCCGACGGCGCACGGCACGGCGGAGATCGCCGAGTTCCTGCTGCTGCAGCTGGTCAATCGCGCCGAACCCTTTTTCGCGCATTTGGCGGCGGCCGGCGGCCTGCATCCGGAACACCTGTATCGCGAGATGCTGCGCCTGGCGGGCGAGCTGGCCTGCTTCAGCCAGGGCGACCGGCGGCCGCCCAAGCTGCCGCCCTACCGGCACGATGGCCTGGACAGCTGCTTCCAGCCGCTTATGGAATACCTGCGGCGCGCGCTGTCGGCCGTAATCGAGCCGCAGGCCATACCGATCCCGCTGGAAGAAGGCCAGTTCGGGATGCGCGTGGGGCGCATCCCGGACGTGGGTTTGCTGCGTACCGCCAGCTTCGTGCTCGCGGCGGGCGCGGACCTGCCGGCCGACGCGCTGTGGGCCAGCTTGCCCGCCAAGCTCAAGGTCGGGCCGGTGGAAAAAATCCACGACCTGGTCACGCTGCAATTGCCGGGCATCGCCTTGCGCACGCTGCCGGTGGCGCCGCGGCAATTGCCGTTTCATGCAAACCGCTGTTATTTCGCCCTGGACGCATCCGATGAACTATGGGCGGACCTGCCGCTTTCCGCCGGCGTCGCCCTGCACGTGGCGGGCGACTTCCCCGGCCTGCGCCTCGAGCTGTGGGCCATACGGCAATGA
- the tssJ gene encoding type VI secretion system lipoprotein TssJ has protein sequence MHECRRLAARLLTTSCLLACLAACGTAEVPDHDIHLRLTAAPDLNPDRDGRPSPVIVRIYELAQSDDFCQADFFDLYDNDKRILGKNLLSRSVLAVRPGQRLVLRPSLVPGTRYLAVFVAYRDIYRARWRAVVGLPDSGDIDWVVTLAAGSVAVAERDGKNDLGSWKEGIDVLEQ, from the coding sequence ATGCATGAGTGCCGACGCCTTGCCGCGCGCCTGCTGACCACCAGTTGCCTGCTCGCATGCCTGGCGGCATGCGGTACGGCCGAGGTCCCCGATCACGACATCCACCTGCGGCTGACGGCCGCGCCGGATCTCAATCCCGATCGCGATGGGCGGCCGTCTCCCGTCATCGTGCGTATCTACGAGCTGGCGCAGTCCGACGATTTCTGCCAGGCGGATTTCTTCGACCTGTACGACAACGACAAGCGCATCCTGGGGAAGAACCTGCTGTCGCGCTCGGTGCTGGCGGTCCGGCCTGGCCAACGGCTCGTATTGCGTCCATCGCTCGTGCCGGGCACGCGATACCTGGCCGTGTTCGTTGCCTACCGGGACATCTATCGCGCCCGATGGCGGGCCGTGGTCGGTCTTCCGGACAGCGGCGACATCGATTGGGTGGTGACGCTGGCCGCGGGCAGCGTGGCCGTGGCCGAGCGCGATGGCAAGAATGATTTGGGTTCCTGGAAGGAGGGGATAGATGTACTGGAACAATAA
- a CDS encoding DUF4280 domain-containing protein, which translates to MALPVVLGAELMCTFGTAPSTLIVEPESRVLVEGRPAANIEDNKPLLNITPFLMCMSLANPEVEAATTAAMGVLTPMPCIPIVEAPWLPGAPTVLVGGLPALDNNSRCMCQWAGVISVVVPGCVRTMVP; encoded by the coding sequence ATGGCCTTGCCCGTCGTACTAGGCGCCGAGTTGATGTGCACGTTCGGCACCGCGCCGTCCACGTTGATCGTGGAGCCCGAGTCGCGCGTGCTCGTCGAAGGGCGGCCCGCCGCCAACATCGAGGACAACAAGCCCTTGCTCAACATCACGCCCTTCCTGATGTGCATGTCGCTGGCGAATCCGGAAGTGGAGGCGGCGACCACGGCCGCCATGGGCGTGCTGACGCCCATGCCATGCATTCCCATCGTCGAGGCGCCCTGGCTGCCGGGCGCGCCCACCGTGCTGGTGGGCGGCTTGCCGGCGCTGGACAACAACTCGCGCTGCATGTGCCAGTGGGCCGGCGTCATCTCCGTCGTCGTGCCGGGATGCGTGCGCACCATGGTGCCCTGA
- a CDS encoding type VI secretion system Vgr family protein → MASDAQGERPLRITGARLPADTLLHDVKGRERLGRPYKIKILFSCANGEPSSRFLGSNVSITVRGQRGDRFLNGIVAQFSLLELGVLTKNAELPRKAYRAIVRPTVWRLTRSSHCRFFHDQSVPDIVRLLLDERKVEFRNACTRSYPKLDHCTQYRETDFNFLNRLLQREGIYYYFEHQQDGTDKLVLVDDTQQHEAIKDYRTIPFDHVRRDSDGGPAADAVYDWHASRRVVAGLSEANAFDYLNVGRSASGGLKAKADDPAGDKEYGHQEPARWYVDDAVGKRYARVQLDTHLARSARVRGRATALGMAAGGWFGLSGHPCADQDGDYLVTDVKYRMNDGQRFLARKAAGRRHRALFDCRFAAIPRYSHYYPAPWAYVPNVGPQTATVVAPDGDDFATDAHGCVKVQFHWEQFNPPAASRIMQRCWVRAAQPWAGGRWGAMFLPRKDHEVLVHFLNGDPDKPLVVGGLYNGKNKPPYVLPDAAAVSTLYTQGTGGKNAGKRNELRFNDDKLQILLYTDGNQDNYIERDSLAYVGNDAHTIVKNAHLVEAKSQHVTVGESQLTRARDVSLNASLAIVHEAGEKYVVKSELVHVKAGATLVLEAAAMLSLKVGDSFVSVTPAGVQISGPMVLLNSGGAAGSGPGGSTTAPDHPRKADDGTSVKQN, encoded by the coding sequence ATGGCGAGTGACGCGCAGGGCGAACGGCCCTTGCGGATAACCGGCGCCCGGCTTCCGGCCGACACCCTGCTGCACGACGTGAAAGGCCGCGAGCGCCTGGGCCGGCCCTACAAGATCAAGATCCTGTTTTCCTGCGCGAACGGGGAGCCGTCGTCCAGGTTCCTCGGCAGCAATGTCTCCATCACCGTGCGGGGGCAGCGCGGCGACCGCTTCCTGAACGGGATCGTCGCGCAGTTCAGCCTGCTGGAGCTGGGCGTGCTGACAAAAAATGCCGAACTGCCCCGTAAGGCCTATCGCGCGATCGTCCGTCCGACGGTATGGCGCCTGACGCGGTCTTCGCATTGCCGCTTCTTCCATGACCAGTCCGTGCCGGATATCGTCCGGTTGCTGCTGGACGAGCGCAAGGTCGAGTTCCGCAATGCCTGCACCCGGTCCTATCCCAAGCTGGACCATTGCACGCAGTATCGCGAGACGGATTTCAACTTCCTCAACCGCCTGCTGCAACGGGAAGGCATCTACTATTACTTCGAGCACCAGCAGGATGGCACGGACAAGCTGGTCCTGGTGGACGATACGCAGCAGCATGAAGCCATCAAGGACTACCGGACGATCCCGTTCGACCATGTCAGGCGGGATTCGGACGGTGGGCCCGCCGCCGATGCCGTCTACGACTGGCATGCATCGCGGCGCGTCGTGGCGGGATTGAGCGAGGCCAATGCCTTCGATTATTTGAATGTCGGCCGCAGCGCTTCCGGAGGTCTGAAGGCCAAGGCCGACGACCCGGCGGGAGACAAGGAATACGGGCACCAGGAGCCGGCACGCTGGTATGTGGACGACGCCGTGGGAAAGCGCTATGCCCGCGTTCAGCTCGATACGCATCTGGCACGCTCGGCGCGGGTGCGTGGCCGCGCCACCGCCCTGGGCATGGCCGCCGGCGGCTGGTTCGGCTTGTCCGGCCATCCGTGCGCGGACCAGGACGGCGATTACCTGGTCACCGACGTGAAGTACCGGATGAACGATGGACAGCGGTTCCTGGCGCGCAAGGCGGCGGGCCGCCGGCATCGCGCGCTGTTCGATTGCCGGTTCGCGGCGATCCCGCGCTACAGCCATTACTATCCGGCGCCGTGGGCGTACGTTCCCAACGTCGGTCCGCAGACCGCCACCGTCGTGGCGCCGGACGGCGACGACTTCGCCACCGACGCGCATGGTTGCGTCAAGGTGCAGTTCCATTGGGAGCAATTCAATCCGCCCGCGGCCAGCAGGATCATGCAACGCTGCTGGGTGCGCGCCGCGCAGCCCTGGGCCGGCGGCCGTTGGGGCGCCATGTTCCTGCCCCGCAAGGATCACGAGGTCCTGGTCCATTTCCTGAACGGCGATCCCGACAAGCCGCTGGTGGTGGGCGGCCTTTACAACGGCAAGAACAAGCCGCCTTACGTCTTGCCCGATGCCGCCGCGGTGTCGACCCTCTATACGCAGGGCACGGGTGGCAAGAATGCCGGCAAGCGCAACGAACTGCGCTTCAATGACGACAAGCTGCAGATCCTGCTCTACACCGACGGCAACCAGGATAACTATATCGAGCGCGACAGCCTGGCCTACGTGGGGAACGACGCCCACACGATCGTGAAGAACGCCCATCTGGTCGAAGCGAAATCGCAGCACGTCACCGTCGGCGAGAGCCAGCTGACGCGCGCGCGCGACGTGTCGCTGAACGCCAGCCTGGCCATCGTCCATGAAGCCGGCGAAAAATACGTGGTCAAGAGCGAGCTCGTGCACGTCAAGGCCGGCGCGACGCTGGTCCTGGAGGCCGCGGCCATGCTGTCGCTCAAGGTCGGCGACAGCTTCGTATCGGTGACGCCCGCCGGCGTGCAGATATCGGGCCCGATGGTGCTGTTGAACTCGGGTGGCGCCGCCGGCAGCGGGCCCGGCGGCTCAACCACCGCGCCCGATCATCCCAGGAAAGCCGACGACGGCACGTCGGTGAAGCAAAACTGA
- the tssH gene encoding type VI secretion system ATPase TssH: MADISRAALFGKLSPLAYRAMESATTFCKLRGHAHVELEHWLHQVLQLHDSDLLRILRHFQVDSAALARDLTGALDRLPPGAGRMLDLSGQIEEAAECGWMYASLQYAQARVRTAHLVLGMLRTPSLRRALIGISRQFAAIDDAALGEGFGTWLRGSPEEAAAGADGLPEGNPPAQHAGSLPGQEPGQQALQRYTVDLTALARDGKLDPIVGRDDEIRQVIDILLRRRQNNPILTGEAGVGKTAVVEGLAQRIVAGNVPPMLRDVALRTLDVGLLQAGAGVKGEFEQRLRQVIDQVQAAEKPIILFVDEAHTLVGAGGAAGTGDAANLLKPALARGTLRTIAATTWAEYKRHIEKDPALTRRFQPVAVDEPDEQKALRMLRSLVAPMESHHGVHILDDALRATVRLSHRYIPDRQLPDKAVSLLDTVCARVAVSRHATPAALDRRRADIDALRAELALLEREAALGLGDGTRAADIAAALVLEEQARMALEARWNAEADLVARIARCRAKLIEAAPEAAPGAAPGTGPGAGQEGGQETRADADGGDPAQACLAELAWLEAELVSTQDDQPLVAACVDRHAVAAVVQDWTGIPVGRMLNDEIDGLLELDRALDRRIVGQPAATACIARRIQTARAGLDRPGRPVGVFLLAGPSGVGKTETALALADVLYGGEHNVITLNMSEYQEAHTVSTLKGAPPGYVGYGEGGVLTEAVRRRPYSVVLLDEVEKAHPDVHEVFYQVFDKGWMEDGEGRVIDFSNCLILLTTNAGSDVIERLCVDDVPYPAPEQLLEALRAPLLQVFPPALLGRMTAIPYYPLAPANLRRIVQLQLDRLAQRLHGSDALSFSYTDAVVDEITARCTERQSGARLVDAVLMQAVLPGVGRRLLEWRKQGRAPREIRVDAGEGEFRYALSDASTEAADGE, encoded by the coding sequence ATGGCGGATATCAGCCGCGCTGCTTTATTCGGCAAACTCTCCCCGCTCGCCTATCGAGCCATGGAAAGCGCCACGACCTTCTGCAAGCTGCGCGGGCACGCGCACGTCGAGCTGGAGCACTGGCTGCATCAGGTCCTGCAGCTCCATGACTCGGACCTGTTGCGCATCCTGCGCCATTTCCAGGTCGACAGCGCCGCGTTGGCGCGCGATCTGACGGGCGCGCTGGACCGGCTGCCGCCCGGCGCGGGCAGGATGCTGGATCTTTCCGGCCAGATCGAGGAAGCGGCCGAATGCGGTTGGATGTACGCGTCGCTGCAGTACGCGCAAGCCCGGGTGCGGACCGCGCACCTGGTCCTGGGCATGCTGCGCACCCCATCGCTGCGGCGCGCGCTGATCGGCATCTCGCGCCAGTTCGCGGCCATCGACGACGCCGCCCTGGGCGAGGGCTTCGGCACTTGGCTGCGCGGTTCGCCGGAAGAGGCCGCGGCTGGCGCCGATGGCCTGCCGGAGGGCAACCCGCCCGCCCAGCACGCAGGATCGCTGCCGGGGCAGGAGCCCGGCCAGCAGGCGTTGCAACGCTACACCGTCGACCTGACCGCGCTGGCCCGCGATGGCAAGCTGGACCCCATCGTCGGCCGCGACGACGAAATCCGCCAGGTCATCGACATCCTGCTGCGCCGGCGCCAGAACAATCCCATCCTGACGGGCGAGGCCGGTGTCGGCAAAACCGCCGTGGTCGAAGGCCTGGCGCAGCGCATCGTGGCGGGCAACGTCCCGCCGATGTTGCGCGATGTCGCGCTGCGCACGCTGGACGTGGGCCTGCTGCAGGCCGGCGCCGGCGTGAAGGGCGAATTCGAACAGCGCCTGCGCCAGGTGATCGACCAGGTGCAGGCCGCGGAGAAGCCCATCATCCTGTTCGTCGACGAAGCGCATACGCTGGTGGGCGCAGGCGGCGCGGCAGGCACCGGCGACGCGGCGAACCTGCTCAAGCCCGCGCTGGCGCGAGGCACTTTGCGCACCATCGCCGCGACGACGTGGGCCGAGTACAAACGCCATATCGAGAAAGACCCGGCCCTGACGCGGCGCTTCCAGCCGGTCGCCGTCGACGAGCCTGACGAACAGAAGGCGCTGCGCATGCTGCGCAGCCTGGTGGCGCCCATGGAGTCGCACCACGGCGTCCATATCCTGGACGACGCGCTGCGTGCGACGGTACGGCTCAGCCATCGCTACATTCCCGATCGCCAATTGCCCGACAAGGCGGTCAGCCTGCTCGATACGGTGTGCGCGCGCGTGGCGGTCAGCCGGCATGCCACGCCCGCTGCCCTGGACCGCCGCCGCGCCGATATCGACGCCTTGCGCGCCGAACTGGCCCTCCTGGAGCGCGAGGCCGCGCTGGGCCTGGGCGATGGCACGCGCGCGGCCGACATCGCGGCCGCGCTGGTGCTCGAGGAGCAGGCCCGCATGGCGCTGGAAGCGCGCTGGAACGCGGAAGCGGATCTGGTCGCCCGGATTGCCCGGTGCCGCGCCAAGCTGATCGAAGCCGCACCAGAAGCCGCACCGGGAGCCGCGCCGGGGACTGGACCGGGGGCTGGGCAGGAGGGCGGACAGGAAACCCGGGCGGACGCCGATGGCGGCGATCCCGCGCAGGCCTGCCTGGCCGAGCTCGCGTGGCTGGAGGCCGAACTGGTATCGACCCAGGACGACCAGCCCCTGGTGGCCGCCTGCGTGGACCGGCACGCGGTGGCCGCCGTCGTGCAGGATTGGACGGGCATCCCCGTGGGCCGGATGCTGAACGACGAAATCGACGGCCTCCTCGAGCTCGACAGGGCACTCGACCGCCGCATCGTCGGCCAGCCCGCGGCCACCGCATGCATTGCTCGCCGCATCCAGACGGCGCGAGCCGGGCTGGACCGCCCTGGCCGTCCCGTCGGCGTGTTCCTGCTTGCCGGCCCATCCGGCGTCGGCAAGACCGAGACCGCGCTGGCCCTGGCCGACGTGCTTTACGGTGGCGAGCACAACGTCATCACCCTGAACATGAGCGAGTACCAGGAAGCCCATACGGTTTCCACCCTGAAGGGCGCGCCGCCCGGCTACGTCGGCTACGGAGAAGGCGGCGTCCTGACCGAGGCCGTGCGTCGCCGCCCCTACAGCGTCGTGCTGCTGGACGAAGTGGAAAAAGCCCATCCCGACGTGCATGAGGTCTTTTATCAAGTGTTCGACAAGGGCTGGATGGAAGACGGGGAAGGGCGGGTGATCGACTTCAGCAACTGCCTGATCCTGCTCACCACCAATGCGGGCTCCGACGTGATCGAACGCCTGTGCGTGGACGATGTGCCATACCCCGCACCCGAACAGCTGCTGGAGGCGCTGCGCGCGCCGCTGCTGCAGGTATTCCCGCCCGCGCTGCTGGGCCGGATGACCGCCATTCCCTATTACCCGCTGGCCCCGGCGAACCTGCGCCGCATCGTACAGCTGCAGCTAGACCGCCTGGCACAACGCCTGCATGGCAGCGACGCATTGTCCTTCTCCTACACGGATGCGGTGGTCGACGAGATCACCGCGCGCTGCACCGAAAGGCAGAGCGGCGCGCGCCTGGTCGACGCGGTGCTGATGCAGGCGGTATTGCCCGGCGTCGGCCGGCGCCTGCTGGAGTGGCGCAAGCAAGGGCGGGCGCCGCGCGAGATCCGCGTGGATGCCGGCGAAGGCGAATTCCGTTATGCGCTCAGCGACGCAAGCACGGAGGCTGCCGATGGCGAGTGA
- the tssG gene encoding type VI secretion system baseplate subunit TssG, which produces MPHAVGPDGLLARDTRRFGFFQALRLIEAAHRDRPRLGYTQHPRDDAVRIGQRPRLGFVAAELNAYQPGGDGGPARLSVNVGGLFGANGPMPLHLAEYVHNRIAHAGDATLAAFADVFHHRQLSLFYRAWAAGQPVVGLDPRRPARTGYGYYVASLCGWSDTGAAKAGARDATDAGDLLDRLQFCGLLSTRTRHASGLGLLLGQYFGVPVRIRQFVGTWLRLGADDRTRLGSRVPPRSLGRGLVIGKRVWDRQSKFRVLIGPVGADDMRRLLPGTASHGRLVDWVRLYTGGLLEWDIELRLTRAAAACMRLDGHARLAYTSWLGRRTAAGVTPAVRIQPRENTYTRADRRGQGL; this is translated from the coding sequence GTGCCACATGCTGTAGGCCCCGACGGCCTGCTGGCGCGTGACACGCGCCGCTTCGGTTTCTTCCAGGCGCTGCGGCTCATCGAGGCCGCGCATCGCGACCGGCCGCGGCTGGGCTATACGCAGCATCCCCGCGACGATGCGGTCAGGATCGGCCAGCGGCCGCGCCTGGGTTTCGTCGCGGCCGAACTGAACGCCTACCAGCCGGGCGGCGATGGCGGGCCGGCGCGGCTGTCGGTGAATGTGGGTGGCCTGTTCGGCGCCAACGGCCCTATGCCATTGCACTTGGCCGAGTATGTGCACAACCGCATCGCCCACGCCGGCGATGCGACGCTCGCCGCGTTCGCCGACGTGTTCCACCATCGGCAGCTAAGCCTGTTCTATCGGGCCTGGGCCGCCGGCCAGCCCGTGGTCGGGCTGGACCCGCGGCGGCCTGCCCGCACCGGCTATGGCTACTACGTCGCCAGCCTGTGCGGCTGGTCCGACACGGGCGCGGCGAAGGCGGGCGCGCGGGATGCGACGGATGCGGGAGACCTGCTGGACAGGCTGCAATTCTGCGGCCTGCTGTCCACGCGTACCCGCCACGCCAGCGGCCTGGGGCTGCTGCTGGGCCAGTACTTCGGCGTACCCGTGCGGATCCGGCAGTTCGTCGGTACCTGGCTGCGGCTGGGCGCTGACGACCGCACCCGGTTGGGGAGCAGGGTGCCCCCGCGCTCGCTGGGCCGCGGCCTGGTCATCGGCAAGCGCGTGTGGGACCGGCAAAGCAAATTCCGCGTACTGATAGGGCCGGTTGGGGCCGACGATATGCGGCGCCTGCTGCCCGGCACGGCCAGCCACGGACGTCTGGTCGACTGGGTCCGTCTCTACACCGGCGGCCTGCTGGAATGGGACATCGAACTGCGCCTGACGCGCGCAGCCGCGGCATGCATGCGGCTGGATGGCCACGCGCGGCTGGCATACACCAGTTGGCTGGGCCGCCGCACGGCGGCTGGCGTAACGCCGGCCGTGCGCATCCAGCCGCGCGAAAACACTTACACACGCGCTGACCGGCGCGGCCAAGGACTTTGA